Genomic DNA from Alkalihalobacterium alkalinitrilicum:
ATCTTTCATCTTCCATCACCTTCATACTACACTTTTGTTAGTATTTCAAAGCCAGTCTCAGTAATAGCAATCGTATGCTCAAAGTGTGCACAGTTTTTTCTATCAGTAGTTACAACAGTCCAATTATCCGCTAAGGTACGTACGTAACGAGTACCCGCGTTGACCATTGGTTCAATTGCTAAAACCATTCCAGGCTTTAAACGTGGACCTTTCCCCGGAGGACCATAGTGTGGAATTTGTGGATCTTCGTGAAGGTTTTGACCTACACCATGACCTACATATTCTCTTACAACTGAATACCCATACGATTCTACATACGTTTGGATCGCATGTGAAATGTTCGAAAGGCGTTCTCCCGGTTTCGCTTCCTCTAAGCCTTTATAAAGAGATGCTTCTGTTACATCCATTAATTTTTGGTCATTTTCAGCAATGTCTCCGACAGCATATGTCCATGCAGAGTCACCATGATATCCATTATATTGAGCCCCAATGTCAATACTAATGATGTCTCCCGCCTTGAGAACACGTTTCCCTGGTATACCGTGCACCAATTCTTCATTTACTGAAGCACAGATACTACCCGTAAATCCATTGTAGCCTTTAAAGGATGGTACCGCATCATATGAACGAATCAATTTATCAGCAATGTTATCTAATTCCTTGGTAGTAATACCAGGTTGGATATGCTTTTTCAGCTCCTGATGTGTGAGGGCAACGATCTTACCCGCCTCGCGCATTATCGCGATTTCACGTTCAGTCTTACAAATAATCATGCATTTATTCCTTTCAGAAGTTGGTCAATGTCCGAAAACACTTTCCCAATCTCTTGTAAACCATTGATATCACAAAGTACACCTTTCTTAGAGTAGAAATCAAGAAGTGGTTTACTTTGTGCAATATTTACTTCTAGACGTTTCTTTACAGTTTCTGGTTTATCATCATCTCTTTGAATCAATTGGCTACCGTCAACGTCACAGATCCCTTCAACCTTTGGAGGATTGAAAATAACATGATATGTTCTCCCTGATGTCGGTGA
This window encodes:
- the map gene encoding type I methionyl aminopeptidase, producing the protein MIICKTEREIAIMREAGKIVALTHQELKKHIQPGITTKELDNIADKLIRSYDAVPSFKGYNGFTGSICASVNEELVHGIPGKRVLKAGDIISIDIGAQYNGYHGDSAWTYAVGDIAENDQKLMDVTEASLYKGLEEAKPGERLSNISHAIQTYVESYGYSVVREYVGHGVGQNLHEDPQIPHYGPPGKGPRLKPGMVLAIEPMVNAGTRYVRTLADNWTVVTTDRKNCAHFEHTIAITETGFEILTKV